Proteins encoded in a region of the Pseudomonas denitrificans (nom. rej.) genome:
- a CDS encoding glycosyltransferase family 39 protein: MSSRESPSLPELLRQWWFLPLLTLALCLRLYELTGSAIWGDEGSSLFLARYSPLQLWQHAAHDVHPPLYFYLLHLWTGLLGEGVLSLRLFSAVFGTLAVFLGGWLAWRLASRRAALLAVVLLALLPTAVRYSQEVRMYSLLGCWLLAATLALLYWREKGKRRHLLAYVLLMAAAFYTHYFSLFGLLVHWAWLASLPNAPLCRRDWWLANLAIAMLFLPWLPGLLDLVRHMAVLVAGGDVGWAPPVDGRSVPSMLWQWLAQSDGNELAWPLLVGVPLLVVGAMLLVLRHDRSRQRAGVLLSLYVGLPLLGLYGVSFVSPVFVERYLTAFALGLPLLFALALDRLLEARRALGVVTLATLLGLQAMGLARAYETDPDEQFDGMVAYVNAHYRAGDRVVVDDILWYLAFRYYNRTGSEPLLYTAPAADGSSGRPGLYGFGSLIDDRQHSFVDRLADLPPGDGRVWLVMSRYNDQEIPDVPANWRRIAQHAGGEVQALLFERASLRNAAR, translated from the coding sequence ATGTCTTCCCGCGAGTCCCCGAGCCTGCCTGAGCTGTTGCGCCAGTGGTGGTTCCTGCCGTTGCTGACCCTCGCGCTGTGCCTGCGCCTGTATGAGCTGACCGGCTCGGCTATCTGGGGCGACGAAGGCTCCAGCTTGTTCCTCGCCCGCTATTCGCCTTTGCAACTCTGGCAGCATGCTGCCCACGACGTGCATCCGCCGCTGTACTTCTATCTGCTGCACCTGTGGACCGGACTGCTGGGCGAGGGCGTGCTGTCGCTGCGCCTGTTCAGTGCGGTGTTCGGCACGCTCGCGGTGTTCCTCGGCGGCTGGCTGGCCTGGCGCCTCGCCAGTCGCCGCGCGGCCTTGCTCGCTGTCGTGTTGCTGGCGCTGCTGCCCACGGCGGTGCGCTACAGCCAGGAAGTGCGCATGTATTCGTTGCTCGGCTGCTGGCTGCTGGCGGCGACATTGGCCTTGCTCTACTGGCGGGAGAAGGGCAAACGGCGCCATCTGCTGGCTTACGTCCTGCTGATGGCGGCGGCGTTCTACACCCATTACTTCAGCCTGTTCGGCCTGCTGGTGCATTGGGCCTGGCTGGCGTCGCTGCCGAACGCTCCCCTGTGTCGCCGCGACTGGTGGCTGGCCAACCTGGCCATCGCCATGCTGTTCCTGCCCTGGTTGCCCGGCCTGCTGGACCTGGTTCGCCACATGGCGGTGCTGGTCGCTGGCGGAGACGTGGGCTGGGCGCCGCCGGTGGATGGCCGTTCCGTCCCGTCGATGCTCTGGCAATGGCTCGCGCAGTCCGATGGCAACGAGCTGGCGTGGCCCCTGCTGGTGGGCGTGCCGTTGCTGGTGGTGGGGGCGATGTTGCTGGTGCTGCGTCATGATCGCAGCCGCCAGCGCGCGGGCGTGTTGCTCTCGCTGTACGTCGGCCTGCCGCTGCTGGGGTTGTATGGCGTGTCTTTTGTTTCGCCGGTGTTCGTCGAGCGCTACCTGACAGCCTTTGCGTTGGGGCTGCCGCTGCTGTTCGCGCTGGCGCTGGACCGCCTGCTGGAGGCGCGGCGGGCACTGGGAGTGGTGACCCTGGCGACGCTGCTCGGCCTGCAGGCCATGGGGCTGGCGCGCGCCTACGAGACGGACCCGGACGAGCAGTTCGACGGCATGGTCGCTTACGTCAACGCCCATTACCGTGCCGGCGACCGGGTGGTGGTGGACGATATCCTCTGGTACCTGGCGTTCCGTTACTACAACCGCACCGGCAGCGAACCGCTGCTGTACACCGCGCCGGCTGCGGATGGTTCGTCCGGGCGGCCGGGGCTCTACGGTTTCGGCTCGCTGATCGATGATCGCCAGCACAGCTTCGTCGACCGCCTGGCCGACCTGCCGCCAGGCGATGGCCGTGTCTGGCTGGTGATGAGTCGCTACAACGACCAGGAGATTCCCGATGTGCCGGCCAACTGGCGGCGCATCGCCCAGCATGCCGGCGGGGAAGTGCAGGCGCTGCTGTTCGAGCGCGCGTCGCTGCGTAACGCCGCGCGCTGA
- a CDS encoding Mpo1-like protein encodes MSTQTADRFQSFAEFYPYYLQEHSNAVCRRLHYVGSLLVLSILAYALVSGHWLWLLAMPLAGYGFAWVGHFVFEKNRPATFKYPLWSLMGDWVMLKDAFTGRIRF; translated from the coding sequence ATGAGCACCCAGACCGCCGATCGATTCCAGAGCTTCGCCGAGTTCTACCCGTACTACCTGCAGGAACACAGCAACGCCGTGTGCCGTCGCCTGCACTACGTGGGCAGCCTGCTGGTGCTGTCGATCCTCGCCTACGCCCTCGTCAGCGGGCACTGGCTGTGGTTGCTGGCCATGCCGCTGGCCGGCTACGGCTTCGCCTGGGTCGGCCACTTCGTGTTCGAGAAGAACCGCCCCGCCACCTTCAAGTACCCGCTGTGGTCGCTGATGGGCGACTGGGTGATGCTCAAGGACGCCTTCACCGGGCGCATCCGTTTCTGA
- a CDS encoding AraC family transcriptional regulator, producing MPERTTLSSWVRGIVQSLELEGLDCRALFTELQLDFAALDDPDARFPQDAMSRLWNRAVELSGNPAIGLNIARVHTPAFPVVGYALMSSRNLGEGFERLERYQRIIAEGADLTFRRLPEGCLYRIVVHGDRLPVPRQSAECSLASLIAMLRWITGRAIKPLEVRLAGEAPPDIEPYRELFQAPLSFGHADCAMLFSHEDMSAPLPTANEELARLHDRFAGEYLARFVSSRFSHQTRQVLCRLLPQGEPKRESVAQALNLSERTLQRRLQEEGTSYQQLLDDTRRELAQQYLATPRMTLLEIAYLLGFSEPSNFFRAFRRWFGKTPGSTARTCESLCRSAVCRRSRYIDL from the coding sequence ATGCCTGAGCGTACAACCCTGTCGAGCTGGGTGCGGGGGATCGTCCAGTCGCTGGAGCTGGAAGGCCTCGACTGCCGCGCGCTGTTCACTGAACTGCAGCTGGACTTCGCCGCCCTCGACGACCCCGATGCGCGCTTCCCGCAGGACGCCATGAGCCGCCTGTGGAACCGCGCCGTGGAGCTGTCCGGCAACCCGGCCATCGGCCTGAACATTGCCCGCGTGCACACGCCGGCGTTCCCCGTGGTGGGTTATGCGCTGATGTCCAGCCGCAACCTGGGCGAGGGCTTCGAGCGCCTGGAGCGCTACCAGCGGATCATCGCCGAGGGCGCCGACCTGACCTTCCGCCGCCTGCCCGAGGGCTGCCTGTATCGCATCGTGGTTCACGGTGATCGCCTGCCGGTGCCGCGCCAGAGTGCAGAGTGCTCACTGGCGAGCCTGATCGCCATGCTGCGCTGGATCACCGGGCGGGCGATCAAGCCGCTGGAGGTGCGCCTGGCGGGCGAGGCACCGCCGGACATTGAACCCTACCGCGAGCTGTTCCAGGCGCCGCTGAGCTTTGGCCATGCGGACTGCGCGATGCTGTTCTCCCACGAGGACATGAGCGCGCCGCTGCCCACTGCCAACGAGGAGCTGGCGCGCCTGCACGACCGTTTCGCCGGGGAGTACCTGGCGCGCTTCGTCAGCAGCCGCTTCAGTCACCAGACCCGCCAGGTGCTGTGCCGCCTGCTACCCCAGGGCGAGCCCAAGCGCGAAAGCGTGGCCCAGGCGCTGAACCTGTCCGAGCGCACCCTGCAGCGCCGCCTGCAGGAAGAGGGCACCAGTTACCAGCAACTGCTCGACGACACTCGCCGCGAACTGGCCCAGCAGTACCTCGCCACGCCGCGCATGACGCTGCTGGAGATCGCCTACCTGCTGGGGTTCTCGGAGCCGAGCAATTTCTTCCGCGCCTTCCGCCGCTGGTTCGGCAAGACGCCGGGGAGTACCGCGAGGACTTGTGAGTCGTTGTGTAGAAGCGCCGTGTGCCGGCGTTCCCGGTATATCGATTTGTAG
- a CDS encoding TrkH family potassium uptake protein, whose product MALPTLRTLGFIIGIFVITLAVAMLVPMATLLYYGRANELHPFIWSAIITFTCGLGMVIPGRPEQVHMRPRDMYMLTVSSWVIVCFFSSLPFMFARHISFTDAIFESMSGITATGSTVLSGLDKMSPGILIWRSLLHWLGGIGFIAMAVAILPMLRIGGMRLFQTESSDRSDKVMPRSHMVAKYIVGVYVAITIAGTLAFWWAGMGLFDSLNHAMSAISTGGFSTSDQSLAKWHQPAVHWVAVAVMILGSIPFVLYVATLRGNRKALIRDHQVHGFLGLLVFTWLVMGTWYSVNSGLPWFDAFRIVAVNVTSVMTTTGFALGDYGLWGHFSIMLFFYLGFIGGCSGSTAGGIKIFRFQVAYTLLRASLYQLIHPRAVIKQSYNGHRLDEEIVRSILTFSFFFGATVGGLALGLSFLGLDWMTSLTGAASTVAGVGPGMGPIIGPSGNFASLPDAAKWLLCGGMLLGRLEIITVLVLFTPAFWRH is encoded by the coding sequence ATGGCCCTGCCGACACTACGTACCCTCGGATTCATCATCGGCATCTTCGTGATCACGCTGGCGGTCGCCATGCTGGTCCCCATGGCCACGCTGCTGTATTACGGCCGTGCCAACGAGCTGCACCCGTTCATCTGGTCGGCGATCATCACCTTCACCTGCGGGCTGGGCATGGTCATTCCCGGCCGCCCGGAGCAGGTACACATGCGCCCGCGGGACATGTACATGCTCACCGTGTCGAGCTGGGTGATCGTCTGCTTCTTCTCCTCCCTGCCGTTCATGTTCGCGCGGCACATCAGCTTCACCGACGCGATCTTCGAGAGCATGTCGGGCATCACTGCCACCGGGTCGACCGTGCTGTCGGGGCTGGACAAGATGTCCCCGGGCATCCTCATCTGGCGCTCGCTGCTGCACTGGCTGGGCGGCATCGGCTTCATCGCGATGGCGGTGGCGATCCTGCCGATGCTGCGCATCGGTGGCATGCGCCTGTTCCAGACCGAATCCTCGGACCGCTCCGACAAGGTCATGCCGCGCTCGCACATGGTGGCCAAGTACATAGTCGGGGTCTACGTGGCCATCACCATCGCCGGCACCCTGGCCTTCTGGTGGGCTGGCATGGGGCTGTTCGACTCGCTCAACCACGCCATGTCGGCAATCTCCACCGGCGGCTTCTCCACCTCCGACCAGTCCCTGGCCAAGTGGCACCAGCCGGCGGTGCACTGGGTCGCGGTGGCGGTGATGATCCTGGGCAGCATCCCCTTCGTGCTCTACGTCGCCACCCTGCGCGGCAACCGCAAGGCGTTGATCCGCGATCACCAGGTGCACGGTTTCCTCGGTCTGCTGGTATTCACCTGGCTGGTGATGGGCACCTGGTATTCGGTGAACTCGGGCCTGCCCTGGTTCGACGCCTTCCGCATCGTCGCGGTGAACGTGACCTCGGTGATGACCACCACCGGCTTCGCCCTGGGCGACTACGGTCTGTGGGGGCACTTCTCGATCATGCTGTTCTTCTACCTGGGCTTCATCGGCGGCTGCTCCGGCTCCACCGCCGGCGGCATCAAGATCTTCCGCTTCCAGGTGGCCTACACCCTGCTGCGCGCCAGCCTGTACCAGCTGATCCACCCGCGCGCGGTGATCAAGCAGAGCTACAACGGCCACCGCCTGGACGAAGAGATCGTGCGTTCGATCCTGACCTTCTCGTTCTTCTTCGGCGCCACCGTCGGCGGCCTGGCGCTGGGCCTGTCGTTCCTCGGCCTGGACTGGATGACCTCGCTCACCGGCGCGGCCAGCACGGTAGCCGGCGTCGGTCCGGGCATGGGCCCGATCATCGGCCCGTCGGGCAACTTCGCCTCACTGCCGGACGCGGCCAAGTGGCTGCTCTGCGGCGGCATGCTGCTCGGGCGCCTGGAGATCATCACCGTGCTGGTGCTGTTCACCCCGGCGTTCTGGCGCCACTGA
- a CDS encoding nitroreductase family protein: MEALDALLNRVSHARLSEPAPSAEQLDRLFRSALRAPDHGQLRPWRFLTVEGEARKELGELFARAVAANEPDGKPEALDKARAMPLRAPLLVVAVARLQDHPKVPEIEQWLAAGCAAHGIIQAAYVEGLGAMWRTGAMAFDPLVREGLGLAENERIVGFIYLGTPIGELRRPAPLDPAGFVSAWRG; this comes from the coding sequence ATGGAGGCTCTCGACGCGTTGCTCAACCGTGTGTCCCATGCCCGCCTGAGCGAGCCGGCACCGTCTGCCGAGCAGCTGGACCGCCTGTTCCGCAGCGCCTTGCGCGCCCCGGATCACGGGCAACTGCGCCCGTGGCGCTTCCTCACCGTGGAAGGCGAGGCGCGCAAGGAGCTGGGTGAGCTGTTCGCCCGTGCCGTGGCGGCCAATGAGCCGGATGGCAAGCCCGAGGCGCTGGACAAGGCTCGCGCCATGCCGCTGCGCGCGCCGCTGCTGGTGGTCGCCGTGGCCCGTCTGCAGGATCACCCCAAGGTGCCGGAGATCGAGCAGTGGCTGGCGGCGGGTTGCGCCGCCCACGGCATCATCCAGGCGGCCTACGTCGAAGGATTGGGAGCGATGTGGCGCACTGGCGCCATGGCGTTCGATCCGCTGGTGCGCGAAGGCCTGGGCCTGGCCGAGAACGAGCGCATCGTCGGCTTCATCTACCTAGGCACGCCGATTGGCGAGCTGCGTCGCCCGGCGCCGCTGGACCCGGCCGGGTTCGTCAGCGCCTGGCGGGGCTGA
- a CDS encoding sensor histidine kinase — translation MRSLFWRILAAFWLALLLVAGLSILLGRALNQDTWVIARYPGLHDIAKQWTLLYETQGPDAAQELLESRRKQYELSVQVLDETGQRLVNGTYLPRPPRPRDNNFDRENLPRFPWRQLSQEYTSSRTDQTYLFIYRIPHPTLQAWHRSSLLWPLSALGIALVVLTVFSLLLTLSITRPLNRLRRAVHDLGQTSYQQDSLARLSRRGDELGVLARDFNRMGARLQGLIGSQRQLLRDVSHELRSPLARLRIALALAERAEPEQRAAMWPRLEQECDRLEALISEILALARLDAEPGPTSRIDLLPLFERLRNDAQVLYPEQNIQLDVSPQLAVDGWPDMLERALDNLLRNASRFNPAEQPLEVQARIDDERLHISVRDHGPGASEEHLTQLGEPFFRAPNQSSPGHGLGLAIARRAIERHHGRLRLANHPDGGFLASIDLPLRRQGA, via the coding sequence ATGCGTTCACTCTTCTGGCGGATCCTCGCCGCCTTCTGGCTCGCCCTGCTGCTGGTGGCCGGACTGTCGATCCTGCTGGGCCGCGCCCTGAACCAGGACACCTGGGTGATCGCCCGCTATCCCGGCCTGCATGACATCGCCAAGCAATGGACCCTGCTTTACGAGACGCAAGGCCCGGATGCCGCGCAGGAACTGCTGGAAAGCCGCCGCAAGCAATACGAACTCTCGGTGCAGGTGCTCGACGAGACTGGCCAGCGCCTGGTCAACGGTACCTACCTGCCGCGCCCGCCACGCCCGCGCGACAACAACTTCGACCGGGAAAACCTGCCGCGCTTCCCCTGGCGCCAGTTGAGCCAGGAATACACCAGCAGCCGTACCGACCAGACCTACCTGTTCATCTACCGCATTCCGCACCCGACACTGCAGGCCTGGCACCGCAGCAGCCTGCTCTGGCCGCTGAGTGCGCTGGGCATCGCGCTGGTTGTGCTGACCGTGTTCAGCCTGCTGCTGACGCTGTCCATCACCCGCCCGCTGAACCGCCTGCGCCGCGCTGTGCATGACCTCGGCCAGACCAGTTATCAACAGGACAGCCTTGCCCGCCTCTCCCGCCGTGGCGACGAACTAGGCGTGCTGGCCCGTGATTTCAACCGCATGGGCGCCCGCCTGCAGGGGCTGATCGGCAGCCAACGCCAGCTCCTGCGCGATGTGTCCCACGAGCTGCGTTCACCGCTGGCGCGCCTGCGTATTGCCCTGGCCCTGGCCGAACGCGCCGAGCCCGAACAGCGCGCCGCCATGTGGCCGCGTCTGGAACAGGAATGCGACCGCCTGGAAGCGCTGATCAGCGAGATCCTCGCCCTCGCCCGCCTCGACGCCGAACCCGGCCCGACCAGCCGCATCGACCTGCTGCCGCTGTTCGAACGCCTGCGCAACGACGCGCAAGTGCTTTACCCGGAACAGAACATCCAGCTCGACGTCTCGCCGCAACTGGCTGTCGACGGCTGGCCCGACATGCTCGAACGCGCCCTCGACAACCTGCTGCGCAACGCCTCGCGCTTCAACCCGGCCGAGCAACCGCTGGAGGTCCAGGCACGGATCGATGACGAGCGCCTGCACATCAGCGTGCGCGACCACGGTCCCGGCGCCAGCGAGGAACACTTGACGCAATTGGGCGAACCCTTCTTCCGCGCTCCCAACCAGAGCAGCCCCGGCCATGGCCTGGGCCTGGCCATCGCCCGCCGCGCCATCGAGCGCCATCACGGACGGCTGCGCCTGGCAAACCATCCCGATGGCGGTTTCCTGGCCAGCATCGACCTGCCGCTGCGCCGCCAGGGCGCCTGA
- a CDS encoding Spy/CpxP family protein refolding chaperone — protein MRKTLTALLIAAALPTVALAATPAPTDAPPPAPFMKDHGPGMHRGEHGGALRELNLTQDQRQQVGKLMGDSMKDRRAITEKYWNKLPEADRKAMQEELKANRDKADAGIRGILTPEQQKKFDEMKKQREQRKAEWAEFQTWKAQKDGAKTN, from the coding sequence ATGCGCAAGACCCTGACCGCCCTGCTGATCGCTGCCGCCCTGCCGACCGTCGCGCTGGCGGCCACTCCCGCGCCGACCGACGCTCCGCCGCCGGCCCCGTTCATGAAGGACCACGGCCCGGGCATGCACCGCGGCGAACACGGCGGAGCGCTGCGCGAACTGAACCTGACCCAGGACCAGCGCCAGCAAGTCGGCAAGTTGATGGGCGACTCGATGAAGGATCGCCGCGCGATCACCGAGAAGTACTGGAACAAGCTGCCCGAGGCCGACCGCAAGGCCATGCAGGAAGAACTGAAGGCCAACCGTGACAAGGCCGACGCCGGCATCCGCGGCATCCTCACGCCCGAGCAGCAGAAGAAGTTCGACGAGATGAAGAAGCAGCGCGAACAGCGCAAGGCCGAATGGGCTGAATTCCAGACCTGGAAGGCCCAGAAGGACGGCGCCAAGACCAACTGA
- a CDS encoding response regulator transcription factor, with product MSELLLIDDDVELCELLTTWLTQEGFSIRAAHDGAQARAALGSRAPDAVVLDVMLPDGSGLELLKSLRSDHPDLPVLMLSARGEPLDRILGLELGADDYLAKPCDPRELTARLRAVLRRSHPAQPAAQLELGDLALNLSRGVATIGAEEISLTLSESRILEALLRQPGEPLDKQALAQLALGRKLTLYDRSLDMHVSNLRKKLGSHPDGRPRILALRGRGYFYAA from the coding sequence ATGAGTGAACTGCTGCTGATCGACGACGACGTCGAACTCTGCGAACTGCTGACCACCTGGTTGACCCAGGAAGGTTTCAGCATCCGCGCCGCCCACGATGGCGCGCAGGCCCGCGCCGCGCTGGGCAGCCGTGCGCCGGACGCGGTCGTGCTCGATGTCATGCTGCCCGACGGCAGCGGCCTGGAACTGCTCAAGTCGCTGCGCAGCGACCATCCGGACCTGCCGGTGCTGATGCTCTCCGCCCGCGGCGAGCCGCTGGACCGCATCCTCGGCCTGGAGCTGGGCGCCGACGACTACCTGGCCAAGCCCTGCGACCCCCGCGAGCTGACCGCCCGCCTGCGCGCCGTACTGCGCCGCAGCCACCCGGCACAACCCGCCGCGCAACTGGAACTGGGCGACCTGGCGCTGAACCTGTCGCGCGGCGTGGCCACCATCGGTGCCGAAGAAATCAGCCTGACCCTCTCCGAGAGCCGCATCCTCGAAGCCCTGCTGCGCCAGCCGGGCGAACCACTGGACAAGCAGGCGCTGGCGCAGCTCGCGCTGGGCCGCAAGCTGACCCTGTACGACCGCAGCCTGGACATGCACGTCAGCAACCTGCGCAAGAAGCTCGGCAGCCACCCCGACGGCCGCCCGCGCATCCTCGCCCTGCGCGGGCGCGGCTACTTCTACGCAGCCTGA
- a CDS encoding translation initiation factor 2 (IF-2, GTPase): MRRLPLLACLALPLPALAEEPVTEQPAQGAVQATAQPPAANPELEQRLADSERQRAELAAQLAAQPAQQDNSQDEARIARLTQENQRLKLQLREAQANQPPRLLSEQQTWYVAGAGTALLAFILGMLSRGRRRSRREWIN; the protein is encoded by the coding sequence ATGCGCCGTTTGCCCCTGCTCGCCTGCCTCGCCCTGCCGCTGCCCGCCCTCGCCGAAGAGCCCGTCACGGAGCAACCGGCGCAAGGCGCTGTCCAGGCAACAGCTCAACCGCCGGCCGCCAATCCTGAACTGGAGCAGCGCCTGGCCGACAGTGAACGGCAGCGCGCCGAACTGGCCGCGCAACTGGCCGCGCAACCGGCACAGCAGGATAACAGCCAGGATGAAGCCCGCATCGCCCGCCTCACCCAGGAAAACCAGCGCCTGAAGCTGCAACTGCGCGAGGCCCAGGCCAACCAGCCGCCGCGCCTGCTCAGCGAGCAGCAGACCTGGTACGTGGCCGGTGCCGGCACCGCCCTGCTGGCGTTCATCCTGGGCATGCTGAGCCGTGGCCGCCGCCGCTCGCGCCGCGAATGGATCAACTGA
- a CDS encoding YciI family protein: protein MLYAIIARDITASQERRLAARPAHIARLEQLKEEGRLVLAGPHPAIDSNDPGAAGFTGSLIVAEFDSLTAAQTWADADPYRAAGVYAEVVVKPFKKVLP, encoded by the coding sequence ATGCTCTACGCGATCATTGCCCGTGATATCACCGCTTCCCAAGAACGCCGCCTGGCCGCCCGTCCCGCGCACATCGCACGCCTGGAGCAGCTGAAGGAAGAAGGCCGCCTGGTGCTGGCCGGCCCGCACCCGGCCATCGACAGCAACGACCCGGGCGCCGCCGGCTTCACCGGCAGCCTGATCGTCGCCGAGTTCGACTCGCTGACCGCCGCCCAGACCTGGGCCGACGCCGATCCGTACCGCGCCGCCGGCGTCTACGCCGAAGTCGTGGTCAAGCCGTTCAAGAAAGTCCTGCCCTAA
- a CDS encoding septation protein A, producing MKQFIDFIPLILFFIVYKLDPRNVELAGQSFSVGGIYSATAVLIVASVVVYGALLIKQRKLDKGQWVTLAACLVFGGMTLAFHSETFLKWKAPVVNWLFALAFAGSHFIGGQPLIQRIMGHAVHLTDTLWAKLNVAWVLFFLICGCVQLFVAFTFQDYWVDFKVFGSLGMTLLFLIGQGVFLARHMHDEPTGEKPKD from the coding sequence ATGAAGCAATTCATCGATTTCATTCCCCTCATCCTCTTCTTCATCGTTTACAAGCTCGACCCGCGCAACGTCGAACTCGCCGGCCAGAGCTTCTCGGTCGGCGGGATCTACAGCGCCACGGCCGTGCTGATCGTCGCCTCCGTGGTGGTCTACGGCGCCCTGCTGATCAAGCAGCGCAAGCTGGACAAGGGCCAGTGGGTGACGCTCGCCGCGTGCCTGGTGTTCGGCGGCATGACCCTGGCCTTCCACAGCGAAACCTTCCTCAAGTGGAAGGCGCCGGTGGTGAACTGGCTCTTCGCCCTGGCTTTCGCCGGCAGTCACTTCATTGGCGGCCAGCCGCTGATCCAGCGCATCATGGGCCATGCGGTACACCTGACCGATACCCTCTGGGCGAAACTGAACGTCGCCTGGGTGCTGTTCTTCCTGATCTGCGGCTGTGTCCAGCTGTTCGTCGCCTTCACCTTCCAGGACTACTGGGTGGACTTCAAGGTGTTCGGCAGCCTGGGCATGACCCTGCTGTTCCTGATCGGCCAGGGCGTATTCCTGGCCCGCCACATGCACGATGAGCCTACCGGCGAAAAACCCAAGGACTGA
- a CDS encoding PHP domain-containing protein, whose amino-acid sequence MRVDLHCHSTASDGQLSPTALLERAHGRGVRVLALTDHDTLDGLPEARRAAQALGMELVDGVEVSCTWGGATIHVLGYGFDVTAEPLVKALDDLHRARWTRAEEIGRRLEAKGMPGAFEGARAIQAELGDSENAPARPHFAEFLLRQGYVKDRAEAFRKWLGAGKLGDVKQHWPSLADAVGTLRAAGAWISLAHPYQYDFTRTKRRKLVADFIAAGGHALEVCNGPQPAEQVGVLSILAREFGLMVTAGSDFHGPSDWSELGLYRSVPEDLVPLWPRFASAENAIGIKETP is encoded by the coding sequence ATGCGAGTCGATCTGCACTGCCACAGCACCGCGTCCGACGGACAGCTCAGCCCGACGGCCCTGCTCGAGCGTGCCCATGGGCGCGGCGTGCGCGTACTGGCGCTGACCGACCACGATACCCTGGACGGCCTGCCCGAGGCGCGCCGTGCCGCGCAGGCGCTGGGCATGGAGCTGGTGGACGGCGTCGAAGTGTCCTGCACCTGGGGCGGGGCGACCATTCACGTGCTCGGCTACGGCTTCGACGTGACGGCCGAACCGCTGGTAAAGGCGCTGGACGACCTGCACCGCGCCCGCTGGACTCGCGCCGAGGAAATCGGCCGGCGCCTGGAAGCCAAGGGCATGCCCGGCGCCTTCGAGGGCGCGCGGGCGATTCAGGCCGAACTGGGCGACAGCGAAAATGCCCCGGCGCGCCCGCACTTCGCCGAGTTCCTGCTGCGTCAGGGCTACGTCAAGGACCGCGCCGAGGCCTTCCGCAAGTGGCTGGGCGCCGGCAAGCTGGGCGACGTCAAACAGCACTGGCCGAGCCTCGCCGACGCCGTCGGCACGCTGCGCGCGGCGGGCGCCTGGATCAGCCTGGCGCACCCCTACCAGTACGATTTCACCCGCACCAAGCGGCGCAAGCTGGTGGCCGACTTCATCGCCGCCGGCGGTCATGCGCTGGAAGTCTGCAACGGCCCGCAGCCGGCCGAGCAGGTCGGCGTGCTGAGCATCCTCGCCCGCGAATTCGGCTTGATGGTCACCGCCGGCAGCGACTTCCACGGCCCCAGCGACTGGTCGGAGCTGGGCCTTTACCGGAGCGTGCCGGAAGACCTGGTGCCGCTCTGGCCGCGCTTTGCCAGCGCCGAGAACGCCATCGGGATCAAGGAGACTCCATGA